Proteins encoded within one genomic window of Rhododendron vialii isolate Sample 1 chromosome 1a, ASM3025357v1:
- the LOC131334366 gene encoding ribosome-recycling factor, chloroplastic has protein sequence MAMSFAAPTSVRTICYQTNNNTYSRGPNCVQCNSAFHNAVSWNSAANHVTLRTGVRRIAWKTLAVKQVSERRTLTIRCATIEEIQAEKAAVENYVKQRMDKTIESVKSKFNSIRTGRAAPSMLDRVEVEYYGTPVSLKSIAQISTPDSSSLLVQPYDKSSLKTIEKALVASDLGMTPNNDGEVIRLSVPPLTSDRRKELSKVVAKQAEEGKVALRNIRRDGIKAYQKLEKDKKFSEDIVRDLTNDLQKVTDEYVKKIDSIFKEKEKELLTV, from the exons ATGGCGATGTCGTTCGCGGCTCCAACCTCAGTGCGAACTATCTGCTACCAGACAAACAACA ATACGTACTCGAGAGGACCAAATTGTGTGCAATGCAATTCGGCGTTTCACAATGCGGTTTCATGGAATTCGGCTGCAAACCATGTGACGCTTCGCACTGGTGTGAGACGAATTGCGTGGAAAACCCTTGCTGTGAAGCAAGTTTCTGAAAGGAG AACGTTAACAATTAGGTGTGCAACTATAGAAGAAATTCAGGCTGAGAAAGCTGCAGTTGAGAACTATGTT AAGCAAAGGATGGACAAGACTATTGAAAGTGTCAAGTCCAAATTCAATTCTATAAGGACTGGGAGAGCAGCCCCCTCAATGTTAGACCGTGTGGAg gTGGAGTACTATGGGACTCCAGTCAGCTTGAAGAGCATAGCTCAAATTAGTACCCCTGATTCAAGTTCTCTATTGGTGCAGCCTTACGACAAATCCAG CTTAAAGACTATAGAAAAGGCCCTAGTTGCCTCTGATCTTGGCATGACTCCAAACAATGATGGCGAAGTCATACGGTTGTCTGTCCCTCCGTTGACATCTGATAGAAGAAAG GAATTGTCTAAAGTTGTAGCTAAACAAGCTGAGGAAGGCAAG GTAGCATTGAGGAATATAAGAAGAGATGGCATTAAAGCTTATCAAAAACTTGAGAAG GATAAAAAGTTCTCAGAAGACATTGTGAGAGACTTGACAAATGATTTGCAG AAAGTGACAGATGAGTATGTCAAGAAGATCGACTCCATCTtcaaagagaaagagaag GAATTGCTGACAGTTTAG
- the LOC131335133 gene encoding mavicyanin-like, giving the protein MELAKRAVVLVVLMVALGGVVSTMGEVYKVGEANGWTNTAQFNYKAWAAAKTFHVGDTILFQYNKQFQNVVRVTHKNFNACNATTPYRTLDTGNDSFVIPRHGHFYFICSLPGHCQSGQKVDVRVPEASQPPSQAPTSLSPSPSPSDSDHKSASPLPLAKGGFWLSAVVLALSVSGFAY; this is encoded by the exons ATGGAGTTGGCCAAGAGAGCAgtggttttggtggtgttgatgGTGGCTTTGGGTGGAGTGGTATCGACGATGGGAGAAGTGTATAAGGTTGGCGAGGCTAATGGGTGGACAAACACAGCCCAGTTTAATTACAAGGCTTGGGCTGCTGCCAAGACCTTTCACGTCGGCGACACCATCC TGTTCCAGTACAACAAGCAATTCCAGAACGTGGTTCGAGTGACCCACAAGAACTTCAACGCGTGCAACGCCACAACCCCGTACCGCACCCTCGACACCGGAAACGACTCCTTCGTAATCCCAAGGCACGGCCACTTCTACTTCATCTGCAGCCTCCCCGGCCACTGCCAATCCGGCCAGAAGGTCGACGTCAGGGTTCCCGAAGCTTCTCAGCCGCCCTCACAAGCACCGACGTCGTTGTCGCCTTCCCCCTCCCCGTCGGATTCTGATCATAAGAGTGCCTCCCCTCTGCCACTGGCCAAGGGCGGGTTCTGGTTGTCCGCTGTGGTTTTAGCGCTTTCTGTTTCTGGGTTTGCTTATTAA
- the LOC131336277 gene encoding probable inactive patatin-like protein 9 codes for MDLSTLTQEIFSKLEQKWLCNGEDKKTRILSIDGGGTTGIVASTALVHLEDQIRAKTGDSNSRIVDFFDIVAGTGVGALLAAMLAADDGNGRPLFTARDAVKFLTVKQSDLYKPVTVGIFRRKKRFSGKSIDNTLKDALRRDDGKPLTLKDTCKPLLIPCFDLKSSAPFVFSRADASGSPSYDFDLWKVCRAALATPSMFKPFNLSSVDGKTSCSAFDGGLVMNNPAAAAVTHVLHNKRDFPSVNGVEDLLVLSLGNGPLCNRSQFEARRNGDCSTASVVNIVLDGVSETIDQMLGNAFCWNRADYVRIQATGTGGAEPMMMEKVLNQRGVESLPFGGKRLMTETNGQRIERLAQRLVASGKSTSLPPSPCKETAVTTQLPNGC; via the exons atggaccTTAGTACGTTGACGCAGGAGATCTTCTCAAAGCTCGAGCAGAAATGGCTCTGCAACGGCGAGGACAAGAAGACGCGAATCCTCAGCATCGACGGCGGCGGAACCACTGGCATTGTCGCCAGCACCGCCTTGGTACACCTCGAGGACCAGATCCGCGCGAAAACCGGGGACTCTAACTCCCGCATCGTCGACTTCTTCGACATCGTCGCCGGTACCGGAGTCGGCGCTCTCCTCGCCGCAATGCTCGCCGCCGACGACGGAAACGGCCGGCCTCTCTTCACCGCTAGAGACGCCGTCAAGTTCCTCACTGTGAAGCAATCCGACTTGTACAAGCCCGTAACCGTCGGTATTTTTCGCCGCAAAAAGAGGTTTTCTGGCAAGAGTATCGATAACACGTTGAAGGACGCGCTGAGGAGAGATGACGGCAAGCCGTTAACGTTGAAGGACACGTGTAAGCCTCTCCTTATCCCCTGCTTCGACCTGAAAAGCTCTGCGCCGTTCGTTTTCTCCCGAGCCGACGCGTCCGGGTCACCGAGTTACGATTTCGACCTCTGGAAGGTCTGTCGTGCAGCGTTGGCGACGCCGTCCATGTTCAAGCCGTTTAATCTGAGTTCTGTCGACGGAAAAACCTCGTGCTCCGCGTTTGACGGCGGGTTAGTTATGAACAACCCCGCAGCAGCCGCCGTCACTCACGTTCTGCACAACAAACGTGATTTCCCCTCCGTTAATGGCGTCGAAGACCTGTTAGTCCTGTCTTTAGGTAACGGTCCGTTATGCAACCGCTCTCAGTTCGAAGCCCGTCGTAACGGCGACTGCTCAACGGCTTCCGTTGTGAATATTGTTCTCGACGGTGTGTCTGAAACCATCGACCAAATGCTTGGGAACGCTTTTTGTTGGAATCGCGCAGATTACGTCAGGATTCAA GCAACTGGCACGGGAGGCGCGGAGCCGATGATGATGGAGAAGGTGCTGAACCAGAGAGGGGTGGAGTCACTGCCGTTTGGCGGGAAGCGGTTGATGACGGAGACAAACGGGCAGCGGATCGAGAGGCTCGCGCAACGGCTCGTTGCATCGGGAAAGAGTACGAGCCTGCCACCGAGCCCGTGCAAGGAGACGGCAGTTACTACGCAACTCCCTAACGGCTGTTAG
- the LOC131325783 gene encoding chloroplast stem-loop binding protein of 41 kDa a, chloroplastic has protein sequence MATLHSSSSLLFTSPTSTQHPPPLLSPTPRLSLSSSTSNHSISLSISPSFLAHPKTSRRHSLSSFRVRAGAAEKKKVLIVNTNSGGHAVIGFYFAKELLGSGHEVTIMTVGEETSDKMKKPPFNRFSEIVSAGGKTVWGDPAEIGKVLDGAAFDVLLDNNGKDLDAVRPVADWANSGGVKQFLFISSAGIYKATEEPPHVEGDVVKADAGHVGVEKYISDIFSSWASFRPQYMIGSGNNKDCEEWFFDRIVRGRPVPIPGSGMQLTNISHVRDLSSMLTLAVENSSAASGNIFNCVSDRAVTLDGMAKLCAKAAGLPVEILHYDPKAIGVDAKKAFPFRNMHFYAEPRAAKDILGWQASTNLPEDLKERYEEYVKIGRDKKPMKFEIDDKILESLKVPVAV, from the exons ATGGCCACTCTTCATTCCTCATCCTCTCTCCTATTCACTTCTCCCACCTCCACCCAacatcctcctcctcttctctctcctactccacgcctctctctctcctcctccacctcgaACCACTCTatctccctctccatctcccCTTCTTTCCTCGCACACCCGAAAACCTCCAGACgccattctctctcctcattcagGGTCAGAGCCGGTGCAGCAGAGAAGAAGAAGGTCCTGATTGTCAATACCAACAGCGGTGGCCACGCCGTCATTGGTTTCTACTTCGCCAAAGAACTATTGGGTTCTGGCCATGAGGTCACCATTATGACTGTTGGTGAAGAGACCTCAGACAAGATGAAGAAACCCCCATTCAACAGATTCTCT GAGATTGTGAGTGCTGGTGGAAAGACGGTGTGGGGAGACCCAGCAGAAATTGGGAAGGTTTTGGACGGAGCGGCATTTGATGTTTTATTGGATAACAATGGCAAGGACTTGGATGCTGTGAG GCCTGTGGCAGATTGGGCCAATAGTGGTGGTGTAAAGCAATTTTTGTTCATAAGCAGTGCTGGAATCTATAAGGCAACTGAGGAGCCTCCTCATGTTGAAGGG GATGTTGTTAAAGCTGATGCTGGTCATGTTGGAGTAGAGAAGTACATTTCAGATATTTTCAGCAGTTGGGCATCATTCCGTCCCCAGTACATGATTGGTTCCGGCAATAACAAAGATTGCGAGGAGTGGTTCTTTGATC GAATCGTTAGGGGAAGGCCAGTTCCAATCCCAGGTTCGGGAATGCAGCTTACTAACATCTCCCATGTTAGAGATCTATCCTCCATGCTCACTCTGGCAGTAGAGAATTCATCTGCTGCAAGTGGAAACATCTTCAATTGTGTGAGTGATCGCGCTGTGACACTCGATGGAATGGCTAAACTCTGTGCTAAAGCTGCAGGCCTCCCAGTTGAAATTTTGCATTATGATCCCAAAGCAATTGGTGTTGATGCCAAGAAAGCTTTTCCTTTCCGTAACATG CACTTCTATGCAGAACCAAGAGCAGCAAAGGACATTTTGGGGTGGCAAGCATCCACAAACCTTCCTGAAGATTTAAAGGAGCGGTACGAAGAGTATGTGAAGATCGGGAGAGATAAGAAGCCCATGAAATTCGAGATAGATGATAAGATTTTAGAGTCACTCAAAGTACCTGTGGCTGTATGA